One genomic segment of Eikenella corrodens includes these proteins:
- a CDS encoding electron transfer flavoprotein-ubiquinone oxidoreductase — translation MTEQTTRESMQYDVVIVGAGVAGLSAAIRLKQLAAEAGNDISVCVVEKGSEVGAHILSGAVFNPKALSELLPDWRERGAPLNQPVKGERLLFLTGQSALPLPLPPSFHNQGNYIISLGVLCRWLAEQAEGLGVEIYPGFAAAEVLYREDGSVKGIATGDMGIGKDGRPTDAYQPGMELWGRQTVFAEGCRGSLSEQLIAKFRLDRHSQPQTYGLGVKEIWEVRPEQSQPGNVMHTVGWPLDTRTYGGSFLYHLAENKVAVGFVVGLDYQNPYLSPFEEFQRFKTHPAIRLVFEGGRRIAYGARALTEGGLQSLPKLTFPGGVLVGDAAGFLNVPSIKGAHTAMKSAMLAAEAVFGVLQNSAVEEEGAEAAAYAEAFHQSWLHDELYCARNIRPAFKWGFWPAMGLNALDVYLFRGRAPWTISHHGSDRESLKPAAACRPIEYPKPDGQVSFDRASSVYLANTHHEENQPPHLKLTSEQTAIEVGYGRFAAPETRYCPAGVYEIVQENGRPHLQIHAADCIHCKTCDIKDPAANITWTCPEGGGGPNYGEM, via the coding sequence ATGACAGAACAAACAACGCGCGAGAGTATGCAATATGACGTGGTAATCGTGGGCGCGGGCGTGGCCGGGCTGTCGGCGGCGATACGGCTCAAGCAGCTCGCGGCTGAGGCGGGCAATGACATCAGCGTGTGCGTGGTGGAAAAAGGCTCGGAAGTGGGCGCGCATATTTTGTCCGGCGCGGTGTTTAATCCAAAGGCGCTGAGCGAGCTGCTGCCCGATTGGCGCGAGCGCGGCGCGCCGCTTAATCAGCCGGTGAAAGGCGAGCGGCTGCTTTTCCTTACCGGCCAATCCGCGCTGCCGCTGCCCCTGCCGCCCAGCTTCCACAATCAGGGCAACTACATCATCAGTTTGGGCGTGTTGTGCCGCTGGCTGGCCGAGCAGGCCGAAGGTTTGGGCGTGGAGATTTACCCCGGCTTTGCCGCCGCCGAAGTGCTGTATCGGGAAGACGGCAGTGTGAAAGGCATTGCCACCGGCGATATGGGCATCGGCAAAGACGGACGGCCCACCGATGCCTACCAGCCCGGCATGGAGCTGTGGGGGCGGCAGACGGTGTTTGCCGAAGGCTGCCGCGGTTCGCTCTCCGAACAGCTGATTGCCAAGTTCCGATTAGACCGCCACAGCCAGCCGCAAACCTACGGCCTGGGCGTGAAGGAGATTTGGGAAGTGCGGCCCGAACAGTCACAGCCCGGCAACGTGATGCACACCGTCGGCTGGCCGCTGGATACCCGCACCTACGGCGGCTCCTTCCTCTACCACTTGGCGGAAAACAAAGTGGCCGTCGGCTTTGTGGTGGGACTGGACTATCAAAACCCCTATCTCTCGCCGTTTGAAGAGTTTCAACGGTTTAAAACCCACCCCGCCATCCGCCTCGTGTTTGAAGGCGGGCGGCGCATTGCCTATGGTGCACGCGCGCTCACCGAAGGTGGTTTGCAGAGCCTGCCCAAGCTCACTTTCCCCGGTGGCGTGTTAGTAGGCGATGCGGCTGGCTTCCTTAACGTACCCAGCATCAAAGGCGCACATACAGCCATGAAATCGGCCATGCTGGCTGCCGAAGCCGTGTTCGGCGTGCTGCAAAACAGTGCGGTGGAAGAGGAGGGCGCCGAAGCCGCAGCCTATGCCGAAGCCTTCCACCAATCCTGGCTGCACGACGAGCTCTACTGCGCCCGCAATATCCGCCCCGCCTTCAAATGGGGCTTCTGGCCGGCCATGGGGCTCAACGCGCTGGATGTGTATTTGTTCCGCGGCCGCGCTCCGTGGACCATCAGCCATCACGGCAGCGACCGCGAGAGCCTGAAGCCTGCCGCTGCGTGCCGCCCCATTGAATACCCCAAACCGGACGGCCAAGTGTCGTTCGATCGTGCCAGCAGCGTGTATCTGGCCAATACCCACCACGAAGAAAACCAGCCGCCGCACTTGAAGCTTACCAGCGAACAGACCGCCATCGAGGTGGGCTATGGCCGCTTTGCCGCGCCCGAAACGCGCTACTGCCCCGCCGGCGTGTATGAAATCGTGCAGGAAAACGGCCGGCCGCACCTGCAAATCCACGCCGCCGACTGCATCCACTGCAAAACCTGCGACATCAAAGACCCCGCCGCCAACATCACCTGGACCTGCCCCGAAGGCGGCGGCGGACCGAACTACGGCGAGATGTAG
- a CDS encoding SMI1/KNR4 family protein, whose amino-acid sequence MQLQHTLTELTAIAAQHNPYFPASLQAGLSRADLQAKLDAAGFAHRPPQEWFALYGWHNGSVQLDKQPLDTPLFHYHCFLPVEAALAEWAWCMETNRHEPDFPVFEPRLLPVFEFEGEFYCVECGDTEQPRAPVWFDFHGAILCYDSLHAMLEAKLECHRTAGIYVRDAEGWEDCADEAACAAVLLKHNPCRAKELRDCAHP is encoded by the coding sequence ATGCAGCTTCAACACACCCTCACCGAGCTTACCGCCATTGCCGCGCAACACAACCCGTACTTCCCGGCCAGCCTGCAGGCCGGTTTGAGCCGTGCGGATTTGCAGGCCAAACTCGATGCCGCCGGTTTCGCCCATCGGCCGCCGCAGGAATGGTTTGCGCTCTACGGCTGGCACAACGGCAGCGTGCAGCTGGACAAACAGCCTTTGGACACACCGCTGTTCCATTACCATTGCTTCCTTCCTGTGGAAGCGGCGCTGGCCGAGTGGGCATGGTGCATGGAAACCAACCGCCACGAGCCGGATTTCCCCGTGTTCGAGCCGCGGTTGCTGCCGGTGTTCGAGTTTGAGGGCGAGTTTTACTGCGTCGAATGCGGCGATACGGAGCAGCCCCGCGCCCCGGTGTGGTTCGACTTCCACGGCGCCATCCTGTGCTACGACAGCCTGCACGCCATGCTTGAAGCCAAGCTGGAATGCCATCGGACGGCAGGTATCTATGTGCGGGATGCCGAAGGCTGGGAAGACTGTGCCGACGAGGCCGCCTGCGCGGCGGTATTGCTGAAACACAATCCCTGCCGCGCGAAGGAATTGCGGGATTGCGCACACCCGTGA
- a CDS encoding nitric-oxide reductase large subunit: MGQYKKLWLSLIVVLTITFSILGYLGVEVYRQAPPFPEAYVSADGKTVISKDDVLAGQSAWQSTGGMELGSILGHGAYQAPDWTADWLHRELVAWLNISAQEQHGKMFDELNADQQAALKAALTEEYRNGSRVGADGKVVLSDTRIKAIEAVAPYYITLYGNDPSMEKTREHFAMKNNTLPDETRRQRLTNFFFWTSWAAATNRPNHDATYTNNWPHEPLINNVPTTENVMWSVASIVFLLAGIGLLVWGWSFLHKHESEPQLPDTDPISKVQLTPSQRALGKYVFLTVALFIVQILLGGLTAHYTVEGQRFFGIPLSDWFPYALVRTWHLQSAIFWIATGFLTAGLFLAPVVNGGKDPKFQALGVNALFVALFIVVGGSYGGNFLALSHAMPAHLNFWFGHQGYEYLDLGRFWQILLMVGLLLWLFLMLRCTVSAFKDKNADKNLLAIFVASMVGVGVFYAPGLLYGEHDSLTVMDYWRWWVVHLWVEGFFEVFATVALAFIFYNLGLVSRKSATVASLVAASLFMVGGVPGTFHHLYFAGTTTPIMAVGASFSALEVVPLILLGKEAHEHWAYQHATPWMKRLRWPLMCFVAVAFWNMIGAGVFGFLINPPISLFYLQGLNTTAVHAHAALFGVYGFLALGFVLLVARYLKPDYEFEEKLMSYGFWMLNLGLVGMIATSLLPAGVIQIYAAIHDGLWMARSEGFMQQDSLVMLRWIRTISDLVFIAGGCCVAWQATKIVFSKGTGKKTA, encoded by the coding sequence ATGGGACAATATAAGAAATTATGGTTGTCGCTAATTGTAGTTTTAACGATAACCTTTTCAATATTGGGCTATTTGGGCGTGGAGGTATACCGTCAGGCGCCTCCGTTCCCGGAAGCCTATGTATCAGCCGACGGCAAAACCGTAATCAGCAAAGACGACGTGCTGGCCGGCCAGTCTGCCTGGCAGAGTACCGGCGGTATGGAGCTGGGCTCGATTCTCGGCCACGGCGCTTACCAAGCGCCCGACTGGACGGCCGACTGGCTGCACCGTGAATTGGTGGCCTGGTTGAACATCAGTGCGCAAGAGCAGCACGGCAAGATGTTTGACGAGCTCAATGCCGACCAACAGGCTGCGCTGAAAGCCGCGCTCACGGAAGAATACCGCAACGGCAGCCGCGTGGGCGCCGACGGCAAAGTGGTGTTGAGCGACACCCGCATCAAAGCCATCGAAGCGGTTGCCCCGTACTACATCACGCTGTACGGCAACGATCCGTCTATGGAGAAAACTCGCGAACACTTCGCGATGAAAAACAACACGCTGCCGGATGAAACCCGCCGCCAGCGCCTGACCAATTTCTTCTTCTGGACGTCTTGGGCTGCTGCTACCAACCGCCCGAACCACGACGCCACCTACACCAACAACTGGCCGCACGAACCTTTGATTAACAACGTGCCGACCACGGAAAACGTGATGTGGTCTGTGGCCAGTATCGTATTCCTGCTGGCCGGTATCGGCCTCTTGGTGTGGGGCTGGTCTTTCCTGCACAAACACGAAAGCGAGCCGCAGCTGCCGGATACCGATCCGATCAGCAAAGTGCAGCTCACGCCTTCGCAACGCGCGTTGGGCAAATATGTGTTCCTGACCGTGGCGCTGTTTATCGTGCAGATTCTGCTCGGCGGCCTCACTGCGCACTACACCGTGGAAGGCCAGCGTTTCTTCGGCATTCCGCTGTCTGACTGGTTCCCCTATGCGCTGGTGCGCACTTGGCACTTGCAATCTGCCATCTTCTGGATTGCCACCGGCTTCCTCACTGCCGGCCTGTTCTTGGCTCCGGTGGTAAACGGCGGCAAAGACCCGAAATTCCAGGCGCTCGGCGTGAACGCGCTGTTCGTAGCGCTGTTTATTGTGGTGGGCGGCTCTTACGGCGGCAACTTCCTGGCCTTGAGCCACGCCATGCCCGCGCATCTGAATTTCTGGTTCGGCCACCAAGGCTACGAATACTTGGATTTGGGCCGCTTCTGGCAGATTCTGCTGATGGTCGGCCTCTTGCTGTGGCTGTTCCTGATGTTGCGCTGCACCGTGTCTGCGTTTAAAGACAAAAATGCCGATAAAAACCTGCTGGCCATTTTTGTGGCCTCCATGGTGGGCGTGGGCGTGTTCTACGCACCCGGCTTGCTCTACGGCGAGCACGACAGCCTCACCGTGATGGACTACTGGCGCTGGTGGGTGGTGCATCTGTGGGTGGAAGGCTTCTTTGAAGTGTTCGCCACCGTGGCACTGGCCTTTATTTTCTACAACTTGGGTTTGGTAAGCCGCAAATCGGCCACTGTGGCCTCATTGGTTGCCGCTTCGCTGTTTATGGTCGGCGGTGTGCCCGGCACGTTCCACCACCTGTATTTTGCTGGTACCACCACGCCGATTATGGCAGTGGGCGCTTCCTTCTCCGCTTTGGAAGTGGTGCCGCTGATTCTGCTGGGCAAGGAAGCGCATGAGCATTGGGCCTACCAGCACGCCACTCCGTGGATGAAGCGCCTGCGCTGGCCGCTGATGTGCTTCGTGGCCGTGGCTTTCTGGAATATGATCGGTGCCGGTGTGTTCGGCTTCCTGATCAACCCGCCGATTTCCCTGTTCTACCTGCAAGGCCTGAATACCACCGCCGTGCACGCCCATGCCGCGCTGTTCGGTGTATACGGCTTCCTCGCCTTGGGTTTCGTGCTGCTGGTGGCACGCTACCTGAAACCGGATTATGAGTTTGAAGAAAAACTGATGAGCTACGGCTTCTGGATGCTGAACCTCGGCCTGGTGGGCATGATCGCCACCAGCCTGCTGCCCGCCGGTGTGATTCAAATCTATGCCGCTATCCACGACGGCTTGTGGATGGCTCGCAGCGAAGGCTTTATGCAGCAGGATTCGCTGGTGATGCTGCGCTGGATTCGTACCATTTCCGACTTGGTATTTATCGCCGGCGGCTGCTGTGTGGCCTGGCAGGCAACTAAAATCGTGTTCAGCAAAGGCACCGGCAAGAAAACTGCTTAA
- a CDS encoding YebC/PmpR family DNA-binding transcriptional regulator, which yields MAGHSKWANIQHKKARVDAQRGKIFTKLIKEITVAARLGGGDPASNPRLRLAMDKAWDANMPKDNVQRAIDKGTGNLEGVEYIELRYEGYGIGGAALMVDCLTDNKTRTVADVRHAFSKHGGNLGTDGCVAFNFKHQGYLLFGPDTEEDALMEAALEAGAEDVVAHDDGSFEVITAPNDWAGIKAALETAGFKAEDGDVTMRAQNEAVLTGEDAAKMQRLIDALEALDDVQDVYTSAVLELE from the coding sequence ATGGCCGGCCACAGCAAATGGGCGAATATCCAACATAAAAAAGCCCGCGTTGATGCCCAACGCGGCAAAATCTTCACCAAACTGATCAAAGAAATCACCGTAGCCGCCCGCCTCGGCGGCGGCGACCCCGCTTCCAACCCCCGCCTGCGCCTGGCCATGGACAAAGCCTGGGATGCCAACATGCCCAAAGACAACGTTCAGCGCGCCATCGACAAAGGCACCGGCAACCTCGAAGGCGTGGAATACATCGAACTGCGCTACGAAGGCTACGGCATCGGCGGCGCCGCCCTGATGGTGGACTGCCTCACCGACAACAAAACCCGCACCGTGGCCGACGTGCGCCATGCCTTCAGCAAACACGGCGGCAACCTCGGCACCGACGGCTGCGTGGCTTTCAACTTCAAACACCAAGGCTACCTCCTGTTCGGCCCCGACACCGAAGAAGACGCCCTGATGGAAGCCGCCCTCGAGGCCGGCGCTGAAGATGTCGTTGCCCACGACGACGGCTCGTTTGAAGTCATCACCGCCCCCAACGACTGGGCCGGCATCAAAGCCGCACTCGAAACCGCCGGCTTCAAAGCCGAAGACGGCGACGTAACCATGCGTGCCCAAAACGAAGCCGTACTCACCGGCGAAGATGCCGCCAAAATGCAGCGCCTGATCGACGCCCTGGAAGCGCTGGACGACGTGCAAGATGTATACACCTCCGCCGTGCTGGAGCTGGAGTAA
- a CDS encoding KpsF/GutQ family sugar-phosphate isomerase has translation MMSEQQYLAHAREVLAIEADALRALSDSLDGSFSRACEAVLACEGRVVVSGIGKSGHIGRKIAATLASTGTPAFFVHPAEAAHGDLGMIVDGDVVLAISNSGESDEIAVILPALKRKNITLIGMTGRPESTLARHADIHLTVAVPQEACPLGLAPTSSTTAALALGDALAVALLRARAFTPDDFALSHPAGSLGKRLLLQVADVMHSGDELPVVRLDTPFADLIVCMSEKGLGMVAVADEAGYLKGIFTDGDLRRLFQQQRDLSGLTAQAVMGAHPKTITPNRLATEALKTMQQNRVNGLPVCDEAGRLLGALNMHDLLKARIV, from the coding sequence ATGATGAGTGAACAACAATATCTCGCCCACGCCCGCGAAGTGCTGGCGATAGAAGCCGATGCGTTGCGCGCCCTGTCCGACTCGTTGGACGGCAGTTTTTCCCGCGCCTGCGAAGCCGTGCTGGCCTGCGAAGGCCGCGTGGTGGTGAGCGGTATCGGCAAGAGCGGGCACATCGGGCGCAAAATTGCCGCCACACTGGCCTCCACCGGCACGCCCGCCTTTTTTGTGCATCCGGCCGAAGCCGCGCACGGCGATTTGGGCATGATTGTGGACGGCGACGTGGTGCTGGCCATTTCCAACTCCGGCGAGAGCGACGAAATCGCCGTGATCCTGCCGGCGCTCAAGCGTAAAAACATCACGCTGATCGGTATGACCGGTCGCCCCGAATCCACGTTGGCGCGCCATGCCGACATCCACCTCACCGTGGCCGTGCCGCAGGAAGCCTGCCCGCTCGGCCTCGCGCCCACCAGCAGCACCACCGCTGCATTGGCTTTGGGCGACGCTCTGGCCGTGGCGCTGTTGCGTGCCCGTGCCTTTACGCCTGACGATTTCGCCCTCAGCCATCCTGCCGGCAGCCTGGGCAAACGCCTGCTGCTGCAAGTGGCAGATGTGATGCACTCAGGCGATGAATTGCCCGTGGTGCGTCTGGATACGCCTTTTGCCGACCTGATTGTGTGCATGAGCGAAAAAGGCTTGGGCATGGTGGCCGTGGCCGATGAGGCAGGCTACCTGAAAGGCATTTTTACCGACGGCGATTTGCGCCGTCTGTTCCAGCAGCAGCGCGATCTCTCCGGCCTCACCGCCCAAGCTGTGATGGGGGCGCATCCGAAAACCATCACGCCAAACCGCCTGGCTACCGAGGCGCTGAAAACCATGCAGCAAAACCGCGTGAACGGCTTGCCGGTGTGCGATGAAGCGGGCAGGCTGTTGGGCGCGCTGAATATGCACGATTTGCTCAAAGCGCGGATTGTGTAG
- a CDS encoding methionine/alanine import family NSS transporter small subunit encodes MSTIAIVMMVVALVVIWGGLIVSIMRLPEDHGSGQE; translated from the coding sequence ATGAGCACGATTGCGATTGTGATGATGGTGGTGGCGCTGGTGGTGATCTGGGGCGGCTTGATTGTGTCGATCATGCGGCTGCCGGAAGACCACGGCAGCGGGCAGGAGTAA
- the rhuM gene encoding RhuM family protein, translating into MNNPIEIYQSADGQTQVEVRFDTDTVWLSQSQMVTLFGRNQSVISRHINNAIAEGEINEKSNMQKMHIASADRPVTFYDLETIISVGYRIKSAQGIAFRRWATARLKDYLLKGYALNQQRLQQNADELAHALQLIQTTAASHALTLEAGRGLVDIVSRYTHTFLWLQQYDEGLLQEPAGENGGSLPTPEAARRALSQLKAELIARGEASDLFACEREDGLAAILGNLAQSVFGAPAYPSIESKAAHLLYFIVKNHPFADGNKRSGAFLFVDFLHQNRRLFRADGRAVINDTGLAALTLLVAESAPAQKDTLIRLIMHMLQHQPNL; encoded by the coding sequence ATGAACAACCCCATCGAAATCTACCAAAGCGCAGACGGGCAAACCCAAGTTGAAGTCCGCTTCGACACCGACACCGTATGGCTGTCGCAATCACAGATGGTTACCCTGTTCGGGCGTAACCAATCCGTCATTTCCCGCCACATAAACAACGCAATAGCCGAAGGAGAAATCAACGAAAAAAGCAATATGCAAAAAATGCATATTGCTTCCGCCGACCGTCCCGTTACCTTCTACGACCTGGAAACCATCATTTCCGTAGGCTACCGCATCAAATCAGCGCAAGGCATTGCCTTCCGCCGCTGGGCCACCGCCCGCCTGAAAGACTACCTGCTCAAAGGCTACGCGCTCAACCAACAACGCCTGCAGCAAAACGCCGACGAGCTTGCACATGCTTTGCAACTGATTCAAACCACCGCCGCCTCGCACGCCCTCACACTGGAAGCCGGCCGCGGCTTGGTCGATATCGTCAGCCGCTACACCCACACCTTCCTCTGGCTGCAGCAATATGATGAAGGCCTGCTACAAGAGCCGGCGGGTGAAAACGGCGGCAGCCTGCCCACGCCTGAAGCCGCACGCCGCGCCCTGAGCCAACTTAAAGCCGAACTCATCGCCCGCGGCGAAGCCAGCGATCTGTTTGCCTGCGAACGCGAAGACGGCTTGGCCGCCATTCTCGGCAACCTCGCACAAAGCGTATTCGGCGCGCCCGCCTACCCCAGCATCGAAAGCAAAGCCGCCCATCTGCTCTACTTTATCGTGAAAAACCATCCCTTTGCCGATGGCAATAAGCGCAGCGGCGCCTTCCTGTTTGTTGATTTCCTACACCAAAACCGCCGCCTGTTCCGCGCAGACGGTCGCGCCGTCATCAACGATACCGGCCTGGCCGCGCTCACCCTATTGGTGGCCGAATCCGCGCCCGCGCAAAAAGACACCCTTATCCGACTTATCATGCACATGTTGCAACACCAACCCAACCTGTAA
- the tal gene encoding transaldolase: MAILQEVKQLGQQIWLDNLSRSLVRSGTLAKLQQSGVSGVTSNPAIFRQALAGDALYTAEIAQLKQQPLSAKARYETLAVADVQAACDVFAAQFAAEGNSGLVSLECDPALSHDTEGTIAEARRLWNLIGRPNAMIKIPATDAGLAALPVLVADGININLTLLFSRAQTVRAYQAYQQGLAQRTGQVAPQLVASFFISRIDTALDPQLPPHLQGKTALALAQAAYRDWQQFFGQPSDAVPTARLLWASTGVKNPAYPDTLYVDNLIAPHTVNTLPDAVLQAFTDHGRAADALSRSAAPAQPILDEVAALGIDLDALAAKLQQDGLAQFEQAFAQMLAPLAD; encoded by the coding sequence ATGGCTATTTTGCAGGAAGTCAAACAGCTCGGCCAGCAAATTTGGCTCGACAACCTTTCCCGTTCGCTCGTGCGCTCCGGCACGCTGGCTAAGTTGCAGCAAAGCGGCGTGAGCGGGGTTACCTCCAATCCGGCCATCTTCCGCCAAGCGCTGGCCGGCGATGCATTATACACAGCCGAAATCGCCCAATTAAAGCAGCAGCCGCTTTCTGCCAAAGCGCGCTACGAAACCTTGGCCGTGGCCGACGTGCAGGCCGCCTGCGATGTGTTTGCCGCGCAGTTTGCCGCAGAAGGTAACAGCGGGCTGGTGAGCCTCGAATGCGACCCCGCACTCTCGCACGACACCGAAGGCACCATTGCCGAAGCGCGCCGCCTGTGGAATTTGATCGGCCGCCCCAATGCCATGATTAAAATCCCCGCCACCGATGCCGGCCTCGCCGCCCTGCCCGTCTTGGTAGCCGACGGCATCAACATCAACCTCACCCTGCTGTTCTCCCGCGCCCAAACCGTACGCGCCTACCAAGCCTATCAACAAGGCTTGGCGCAACGCACAGGCCAGGTCGCGCCGCAGCTGGTGGCCAGCTTTTTCATCTCCCGTATCGACACCGCGCTCGATCCTCAGCTGCCGCCGCACCTGCAAGGCAAAACCGCGCTGGCCCTGGCGCAGGCTGCCTATCGGGATTGGCAGCAATTCTTCGGCCAGCCAAGCGATGCCGTGCCCACCGCCCGCCTGCTCTGGGCCAGCACCGGCGTGAAAAACCCCGCCTACCCCGACACCCTGTATGTGGACAACCTAATCGCCCCACATACCGTCAACACCCTGCCCGATGCCGTGCTGCAAGCCTTTACCGACCACGGCCGCGCCGCCGATGCCCTTTCCCGCTCCGCTGCGCCCGCGCAGCCGATTCTGGACGAAGTCGCCGCCCTCGGCATCGACCTCGACGCCTTGGCTGCCAAACTCCAGCAAGACGGGCTCGCCCAGTTTGAGCAGGCCTTTGCCCAAATGCTCGCCCCGCTGGCCGATTAG
- a CDS encoding DMT family transporter, translated as MKQQTISYAAPLLVLGCVVFGLGSLIVKFVQVGSYAVAFWRLAVAAVVFWLLMRHFGQKLPQSRRALRFAALAGVFLAVDLALWHESIHAVGPGISTLLNSLQIFFLSAIGVIFYGERLGKLQLASLLLAVAGVALIGSPEFGHNGRAVWGFVSGTASGAMLALSMVFVCKTHEAERVALFPMMMVLSAGGALALVVPALLLDSGALYPASWRDVGLVLVYGVVMQCFAWGLIAYAIPLLSLSLTGLLLLSEPVAALLIDYFLLSKPINGWQWIGAALTLAAIYLGSLKKNTA; from the coding sequence ATGAAACAACAAACTATTTCTTATGCTGCGCCGCTGTTGGTGTTGGGCTGCGTGGTGTTTGGGCTGGGTAGCCTGATTGTGAAATTTGTGCAGGTGGGCTCGTATGCGGTGGCATTTTGGCGGCTGGCGGTGGCGGCAGTGGTGTTTTGGCTGCTGATGCGCCATTTTGGGCAGAAGTTGCCGCAGAGCCGCCGGGCGTTGCGCTTTGCTGCGTTGGCGGGGGTGTTCCTGGCTGTCGATTTGGCGCTGTGGCACGAGAGCATCCATGCGGTGGGGCCGGGTATTTCCACGCTGCTCAACAGCTTGCAGATTTTTTTCTTATCGGCCATCGGCGTGATTTTTTACGGTGAACGCTTGGGTAAGTTGCAGCTGGCAAGCCTGCTGCTGGCAGTAGCCGGAGTAGCGCTTATCGGCAGCCCGGAGTTCGGGCACAACGGCCGGGCGGTGTGGGGGTTTGTAAGCGGTACGGCTTCGGGGGCGATGCTGGCGCTATCGATGGTGTTTGTGTGCAAAACGCATGAGGCAGAGCGGGTGGCGCTGTTTCCGATGATGATGGTGCTCAGCGCGGGCGGGGCGCTGGCATTGGTGGTGCCGGCGCTATTGCTCGACAGTGGGGCGCTGTATCCGGCCAGCTGGCGCGATGTGGGGCTGGTGCTGGTGTATGGTGTGGTGATGCAGTGCTTTGCCTGGGGTTTGATTGCTTATGCGATTCCGCTGCTGTCGCTCTCACTTACCGGGCTGCTGTTGCTTTCCGAGCCGGTGGCGGCGCTGCTGATTGATTATTTTCTGCTGAGTAAGCCGATTAATGGTTGGCAGTGGATCGGTGCGGCGCTGACTTTGGCGGCGATTTATTTGGGTTCGCTGAAGAAAAACACGGCTTGA
- a CDS encoding sodium-dependent transporter: MSNPQNPKRETFSSRRAFMFAAIGSAVGLGNIWRFPYVAYKNGGGAFILPYLVALLTAGIPLLFLDYAVGHRYRGSPPLAFRRLDRRFETIGWWNVLVNVLIGLYYAVILGWAASYTYYSLNAAWGSNPADFFFKDYLQMASDVSAQMQFVAQVTVPLVLVWLATLLILAFGVQKGVARASTFFMPLLVVMFVLLVGIALFLPGAAKGLDVLFTPDWSKLASSEVWVAAYGQIFFSLSVCFGIMITYSSYMKRDSDLTGTGMVVAFANSSFELLAGIGVFAALGFIATANGQQVGDVAAGGIGLAFIAFPTIINQAPAGALIGLLFFGSLVFAGLTSLISVLEVVIAAVQDKLKTSRVAATLVVGVPMMTASVLLFGTTTGLPVLDVLDKFVNTYGIVAAGFLYVLCVVLSRHLGVLSRHINKTSSLKVGKTWLLFVGFITPLVLGTMLFTDTRSLLTEGYGGYPAWFVNIYGWGTAIGVLVFAFLLSLLPWKHEDKLQETPVETEGDEQ, translated from the coding sequence GTGTCTAATCCGCAAAATCCCAAGCGCGAAACCTTCTCCAGCCGGCGGGCGTTTATGTTTGCCGCCATCGGCTCGGCGGTGGGTTTGGGCAATATCTGGCGTTTTCCCTATGTAGCGTATAAAAACGGCGGCGGGGCGTTTATCCTGCCGTATTTGGTAGCGCTGCTCACGGCGGGCATCCCGCTTTTGTTTCTCGATTATGCGGTTGGCCACCGCTACCGCGGCTCGCCGCCTTTGGCTTTCCGCCGCCTCGACCGCCGGTTTGAAACCATCGGCTGGTGGAATGTGTTGGTGAACGTGCTCATCGGCCTTTACTACGCGGTGATTTTGGGCTGGGCGGCCAGCTACACCTATTATTCGCTCAATGCAGCCTGGGGCTCGAATCCTGCCGATTTCTTCTTCAAAGACTATTTGCAGATGGCTTCGGACGTGTCGGCGCAGATGCAGTTTGTGGCGCAGGTAACCGTGCCGCTGGTGTTGGTGTGGCTGGCCACGCTGCTGATTTTGGCCTTCGGCGTGCAAAAAGGCGTGGCGCGCGCGTCCACTTTCTTTATGCCGCTGTTGGTGGTGATGTTTGTGCTCTTGGTAGGGATTGCGCTGTTTTTGCCGGGTGCGGCCAAGGGTTTGGACGTGTTGTTTACCCCGGATTGGAGTAAGCTGGCCAGCTCGGAAGTGTGGGTGGCGGCCTATGGGCAGATTTTCTTCTCGCTCTCGGTGTGTTTCGGCATCATGATTACTTATTCTTCCTACATGAAGCGTGATTCGGACTTAACCGGCACGGGCATGGTGGTGGCGTTTGCCAACAGCAGCTTCGAATTGCTGGCCGGTATCGGCGTGTTTGCCGCGCTGGGCTTTATTGCCACGGCCAACGGGCAGCAGGTGGGCGATGTAGCCGCCGGCGGCATCGGCCTGGCCTTTATCGCGTTTCCCACCATCATCAACCAGGCGCCGGCCGGCGCGCTGATCGGCCTGCTGTTTTTCGGCTCGCTGGTGTTTGCCGGACTCACTTCGTTGATTTCCGTGCTGGAAGTGGTGATTGCAGCGGTGCAGGACAAACTGAAAACCAGCCGCGTGGCTGCCACCTTGGTGGTGGGCGTGCCGATGATGACGGCTTCCGTGCTGCTGTTCGGCACCACCACCGGTCTGCCGGTGTTGGATGTGCTGGATAAATTTGTGAACACCTACGGCATCGTGGCCGCCGGCTTCCTGTATGTGTTGTGCGTGGTGTTGAGCCGCCATCTGGGCGTGCTCTCCCGCCATATCAACAAAACTTCCTCGCTGAAAGTGGGCAAAACCTGGCTGCTGTTTGTGGGCTTCATCACCCCACTGGTGCTGGGCACCATGCTCTTTACCGACACACGCTCGCTGCTCACCGAAGGCTATGGTGGCTACCCGGCTTGGTTTGTGAACATCTACGGCTGGGGCACGGCTATCGGGGTGTTGGTGTTTGCCTTCCTGCTCTCCCTCCTGCCGTGGAAACACGAAGACAAACTGCAAGAAACCCCTGTTGAAACCGAAGGAGACGAACAATGA